The sequence below is a genomic window from Serratia nevei.
ATTGTGACGGCACGCAAATAGATCACAATAATGCGCATCACCCCTTCATGGGTTACATCAAAAAATCGACAGCCATCACAAAAAATCCCGTTGTCTGTGCTAGGATCCGCCCCCTGGTGGCCTGATCGGGACTTTTTTCTGCGTTTGTCAGGAAAAGCCAGCGGCCTTATGCCAGCTTTAAAACCTCTAACAGACATATTCAGGCCTATACAATGAATGACAGTAACCGCATACGGCTTACCTGGATCAGCTTCTTTTCGTACGCGCTGACCGGTGCTTTAGTGATCGTCACAGGGATGGTGATGGGAAACATTGCAGAGTACTTTAACCTGCCGGTTTCCAGCATGAGTAACACCTTTACTTTCCTCAACGCCGGTATTTTGATTTCGATCTTCCTCAATGCCTGGCTGATGGAAATCATCCCGCTGAAGCGTCAGCTGATCTTCGGCTTTGTCCTGATGGTGCTGGCAGTCGCAGGGCTGATGCTCGGCAAGAGCCTGACCATGTTCTCGCTGTGCATGTTTATCCTCGGCGTGGTTAGCGGTATCACCATGTCGATCGGCACCTTCCTGATCACCCACATGTATGCCGGCCGCCAGCGCGGTTCACGCCTGTTGTTCACCGACTCCTTCTTCAGCATGGCCGGGATGATCTTCCCGATCGTCGCCGCGATGCTGCTGGCCCGCCACATCGGCTGGTACTGGGTTTATGCCTGCATCGGCCTGCTGTACGTGGGGATCTTCGTGCTGACCCTGTGCTCCGAATTCCCGGTGCTGGGCAAGAAAGGCGCCGACGCCGGTCAGCCGGTCGAAAAAGAAAAATGGGGCATCGGCGTGCTGTTCCTGTCGATCGCCGCACTGTGCTACATCCTCGGCCAGCTGGGCTTCATTCAGTGGGTGCCTGAGTACGCCACCAAGTCGTTCAACATGGACATCGGCCAGGCCGGTAAGCTGGTGAGCGACTTCTGGACCTCTTACATGGTCGGCATGTGGGTGTTCAGCTTCATCCTGCGCTTCTTCGATCTGCAGCGCATCGTTACCGTGCTGGCCGCACTGGCTACCGGCGCGATGTACCTCTTCGTCAGCACCGACAACCCGGAGCACCTGGGCTACTACATCATGGCCCTGGGCTTCGTTTCCAGCGCCATCTACACCACGCTGATCACCCTCGGCTCGCTGCAGACCAAGGTCTCCTCACCGAAGCTGGTCAACTTTATCCTGACCTGCGGCACCATCGGCACCATGCTGACCTTCGTGGTCACCGGCCCGATCGTGGCGAAAGGCGGCGCGCACGCAGCGCTGACCACCGCCAACGGCCTGTACCTGGCGGTGTTCGTGATGTGTCTGCTGCTGGGCTTCGTAACCAAGCACCGCAGCCACGGTCACGTGACGCACTGATTTCTTTTTATTAAATGCACCAAGGGCGCCCGCAAGGCGCCCTTTTTTTGCGCCTTAGCGCCGAAAATCCACCGTCTCATCCTGCTGCAAATGCAGCATGGTTTCCGCCGGCCGCGTTTCGGCGATCACCGCTCCCTGGCGAATCGAATAACGCACCGGCGTCTGGCGGCGCACCGCGTCGAAGCCGCTTTCCGCCGGCAGGATCACCAGGTTGGCGCTGTTGCCGGCCGCCAGGCCGTAGTCGCTCAGGTTAAGGGTGCGCGCGCTGTGGTGGGTGATCAGCTTCAGCCCATCGTCGATCTGGCCATAGCCCATCAGCTGGCACACGTGCAGCCCCATATGCAGCACCTGCAGCATGTTGGCGGTGCCGAGCGGGTACCAGGGATCGAACACGTCGTCATGGCCGAAGCAGACGTTGATCTCTGCCTCCAGCATCTCCTTCACCCGCGTCACGCCGCGCCGTTTCGGGTAGCTGTCGAAACGTCCCTGCAGGTGAATGTTCACCAGCGGGTTGGCGACGAAGTTGATGCCGGACATTTTCAACAGGCGGAACAGCCGCGAGGCGTAAGCGCCGTTGTAAGAGTGCATCGCCGTGGTGTGGCTGGCGGTAACTTTCGCTCCCATCTCCAGCTTCAGCGCCAGCGCCGCCACGGTCTCGACGAAGCGCGATTGCTCGTCGTCGATTTCATCGCAGTGCACGTCCACCAGCCGATCGTATTTTTGCGCCAGCGC
It includes:
- the tsgA gene encoding MFS transporter TsgA; this translates as MNDSNRIRLTWISFFSYALTGALVIVTGMVMGNIAEYFNLPVSSMSNTFTFLNAGILISIFLNAWLMEIIPLKRQLIFGFVLMVLAVAGLMLGKSLTMFSLCMFILGVVSGITMSIGTFLITHMYAGRQRGSRLLFTDSFFSMAGMIFPIVAAMLLARHIGWYWVYACIGLLYVGIFVLTLCSEFPVLGKKGADAGQPVEKEKWGIGVLFLSIAALCYILGQLGFIQWVPEYATKSFNMDIGQAGKLVSDFWTSYMVGMWVFSFILRFFDLQRIVTVLAALATGAMYLFVSTDNPEHLGYYIMALGFVSSAIYTTLITLGSLQTKVSSPKLVNFILTCGTIGTMLTFVVTGPIVAKGGAHAALTTANGLYLAVFVMCLLLGFVTKHRSHGHVTH
- a CDS encoding cytosine deaminase; this translates as MKFIDNLRLSGHEGLWQLAIEQGRIAHLVPQPEGQEWRSDVLDAQGGLALPAFVEPHIHLDTTQTAGQPAWNQSGTLFEGIERWAERKALLTHEDVKQRAWQTLKWQIANGVQYVRTHVDVSDPTLTALRAMLEVKQEVAPWVTLQIVAFPQEGILSYPNGEALLEEALRLGADVVGAIPHFEFTREYGVESLHKAFALAQKYDRLVDVHCDEIDDEQSRFVETVAALALKLEMGAKVTASHTTAMHSYNGAYASRLFRLLKMSGINFVANPLVNIHLQGRFDSYPKRRGVTRVKEMLEAEINVCFGHDDVFDPWYPLGTANMLQVLHMGLHVCQLMGYGQIDDGLKLITHHSARTLNLSDYGLAAGNSANLVILPAESGFDAVRRQTPVRYSIRQGAVIAETRPAETMLHLQQDETVDFRR